Proteins encoded by one window of Serratia nevei:
- the apaH gene encoding bis(5'-nucleosyl)-tetraphosphatase (symmetrical) ApaH, with amino-acid sequence MSTYLIGDVHGCYDELKSLLAQAAFDPERDRLWLTGDLVARGPASLDVLRFVRSLGPAVRMVLGNHDLHLLAVYAGISRNKPKDRITPLLEAPDADELINWLRRQPVLQVDDEQKLVMAHAGITPQWDIDTAKMCAREVEAVLSSDSYPLFLDAMYGDMPNNWAPELSGLARLRFSTNAFTRMRYCFPNGQLDMICKDAPGTAPAPLKPWFELPRLVDPEYTIVFGHWASLEGKGTPEGVIGLDTGCCWGGDLTMLRWEDRRYFTQPANRGEAPDHAGRLAAS; translated from the coding sequence ATGTCGACATACCTTATCGGCGACGTTCACGGCTGTTACGATGAACTGAAGTCGCTGCTGGCTCAGGCTGCTTTCGATCCCGAGCGCGATCGGCTGTGGCTGACCGGCGATCTGGTGGCGCGCGGCCCCGCCTCGCTGGACGTGCTGCGCTTCGTGCGCTCGCTCGGCCCGGCGGTGCGCATGGTGCTGGGCAACCACGATCTGCACCTGCTGGCGGTCTACGCCGGCATCAGCCGCAACAAACCCAAAGATCGCATCACCCCGCTGCTGGAAGCGCCGGACGCCGACGAGCTGATCAACTGGCTGCGCCGCCAACCGGTGCTGCAGGTGGACGATGAGCAAAAGCTGGTGATGGCGCACGCCGGCATCACCCCACAGTGGGATATCGACACCGCGAAAATGTGCGCGCGCGAAGTGGAAGCGGTATTGAGCAGCGACAGCTACCCGCTGTTTCTCGACGCCATGTACGGCGACATGCCGAACAACTGGGCGCCGGAACTGAGCGGCCTGGCGCGCCTGCGTTTCAGCACCAATGCGTTCACACGCATGCGCTACTGCTTCCCCAACGGCCAGCTCGACATGATCTGCAAAGATGCGCCGGGCACCGCGCCGGCGCCGCTGAAGCCGTGGTTCGAGCTGCCGCGCCTGGTGGATCCGGAATACACCATCGTCTTCGGTCACTGGGCCTCGCTGGAAGGCAAGGGCACGCCGGAAGGCGTGATCGGGCTGGACACCGGCTGCTGCTGGGGCGGCGATCTGACGATGCTGCGCTGGGAAGACCGCCGTTACTTCACACAGCCCGCCAACCGTGGCGAAGCGCCTGACCACGCCGGCAGACTGGCCGCGTCCTGA
- the apaG gene encoding Co2+/Mg2+ efflux protein ApaG, with protein sequence MIDSPRVCIQVQSIYVESQSIPEEERYVFAYTITIRNLGRTDVQLLGRYWLITNSNGRQTEVQGEGVIGEQPVIPPGGEFQYTSGAILETPLGTMEGHYEMVDHQGQPFRTAIPVFRLAIPTLIH encoded by the coding sequence ATGATTGATTCGCCCCGCGTGTGTATTCAGGTTCAGAGCATCTATGTGGAATCACAGTCGATCCCTGAAGAAGAGCGTTACGTCTTCGCCTATACCATCACTATCCGCAATCTGGGGCGGACCGACGTGCAACTGCTGGGCCGTTACTGGCTGATCACCAACAGCAACGGCCGCCAAACCGAAGTTCAGGGCGAAGGCGTGATCGGCGAACAGCCTGTCATTCCGCCCGGCGGAGAGTTTCAGTACACCAGCGGCGCCATTCTGGAAACGCCGCTGGGCACCATGGAAGGCCATTACGAAATGGTGGACCATCAGGGTCAACCGTTCCGCACCGCTATTCCCGTGTTTCGCTTAGCCATTCCAACGCTGATCCATTAA
- the rsmA gene encoding 16S rRNA (adenine(1518)-N(6)/adenine(1519)-N(6))-dimethyltransferase RsmA, with amino-acid sequence MNNRVHQGHFARKRFGQNFLTDQFVIDSIVSAIHPQPGEAVVEIGPGLGALTEPVGARMDRMTVIELDRDLATRLENHPRLKDKLTIHQQDAMTVNFAELAEEAGQPLRVFGNLPYNISTPLMFHLFSYTQAIRDMHFMLQKEVVNRLVAGPNSKAYGRLTVMAQYYCNVIPVLEVPPTAFAPPPKVDSAVVRLVPHSVLPNPVGDVRMLSRITTQAFNQRRKTIRNSLGDLFTPEQLTELGVDPSLRAENISVAQYCKLANWLSANPTPQQ; translated from the coding sequence ATGAATAACAGAGTCCACCAAGGGCACTTTGCCCGCAAACGCTTTGGACAAAACTTTTTAACCGATCAGTTTGTCATCGATAGCATTGTCTCCGCCATTCACCCGCAGCCGGGCGAAGCGGTGGTCGAGATCGGCCCCGGCCTCGGCGCCCTGACCGAGCCGGTCGGCGCACGCATGGACCGCATGACGGTGATCGAACTGGACCGCGATCTGGCCACCCGGCTGGAGAACCACCCGCGGCTGAAAGACAAGCTGACCATCCACCAGCAGGACGCCATGACGGTGAATTTCGCCGAACTGGCCGAGGAAGCTGGCCAACCGCTGCGCGTATTTGGTAACCTGCCGTACAATATTTCGACGCCGCTGATGTTCCACCTTTTCAGCTATACTCAGGCAATCCGCGACATGCACTTTATGTTGCAAAAAGAGGTGGTCAACCGTCTGGTGGCCGGCCCGAACAGCAAGGCCTACGGGCGTTTGACCGTGATGGCGCAGTACTACTGCAACGTCATTCCGGTGCTGGAAGTGCCGCCGACCGCGTTCGCGCCGCCGCCGAAGGTCGATTCCGCCGTGGTGCGCCTGGTGCCGCACAGCGTGCTGCCGAACCCGGTGGGCGACGTGCGCATGCTGAGCCGCATCACCACGCAGGCGTTCAACCAGCGGCGGAAAACCATCCGCAATAGCCTGGGCGACCTGTTCACGCCGGAGCAGCTGACGGAGCTGGGCGTCGATCCTTCGCTCAGAGCAGAAAATATTTCTGTGGCGCAGTACTGCAAGCTGGCGAACTGGCTGTCAGCCAATCCGACGCCGCAGCAATAA
- the pdxA gene encoding 4-hydroxythreonine-4-phosphate dehydrogenase PdxA translates to MHSNKRVVITPGEPAGVGPDLVAALAQQDWPVELVVCADPALLLERAKRLGLPLTLRDYQPQPPAEAQRAGTLTVLPVSLAHPVTAGELNVGNSAYVVETLARACDGCLNGEFAALITGPVNKGVINDAGVPFIGHTEFFADRSRCDRVVMMLATEELRVALATTHLPLLAVPGAITQQSLFEVIRILDHDLKTKFGIARPHIYVCGLNPHAGEGGHMGHEEIDTIIPALDALRAEGIHLVGPLPADTLFQPKYLQDADAVLAMYHDQGLPVLKYQGFGRAVNITLGLPFIRTSVDHGTALELAGTGTADVGSFQTALNLAIKMIINCNE, encoded by the coding sequence ATGCACAGCAATAAACGCGTCGTCATTACCCCCGGCGAACCCGCCGGGGTAGGGCCGGATTTGGTGGCAGCGCTGGCGCAACAGGATTGGCCTGTTGAGCTGGTGGTGTGCGCCGATCCGGCCCTGCTGCTTGAACGCGCCAAGCGTTTGGGCCTGCCGCTGACGCTGCGCGACTACCAGCCGCAGCCGCCGGCCGAAGCGCAACGCGCCGGCACGCTGACCGTGCTGCCGGTCTCGCTCGCTCACCCGGTCACCGCCGGGGAGTTGAACGTCGGCAACAGCGCCTACGTGGTGGAAACCCTGGCGCGCGCCTGCGACGGCTGCCTGAACGGCGAATTCGCTGCGCTGATCACCGGCCCGGTGAACAAGGGCGTGATCAACGACGCCGGCGTGCCGTTTATCGGCCATACCGAATTCTTTGCCGATCGCAGCCGCTGCGATCGCGTGGTGATGATGCTCGCGACCGAAGAGCTGCGCGTGGCGCTGGCGACCACCCACCTGCCGCTGCTGGCGGTGCCGGGCGCTATCACGCAACAGAGCCTGTTCGAAGTCATCCGCATCCTCGACCACGATCTGAAAACCAAATTTGGCATCGCCCGGCCGCACATTTACGTTTGCGGTCTGAATCCCCACGCCGGGGAAGGCGGCCATATGGGGCACGAAGAGATAGACACCATCATCCCGGCGCTCGACGCGCTGCGCGCTGAGGGCATCCATCTTGTCGGCCCGCTGCCGGCGGACACCCTGTTCCAGCCCAAATATCTGCAAGATGCCGATGCGGTGCTGGCGATGTATCACGATCAGGGGCTGCCGGTGCTAAAATACCAAGGGTTCGGCCGCGCGGTGAATATCACCCTCGGTTTGCCTTTCATACGCACCTCGGTCGACCACGGTACCGCTCTGGAACTGGCCGGCACCGGCACCGCCGATGTCGGCAGTTTCCAAACGGCCCTGAATCTCGCCATTAAAATGATAATTAATTGTAATGAATAA
- the surA gene encoding peptidylprolyl isomerase SurA has protein sequence MKNWRTLILGLVVCANAAFAAPQEVDKVAAVVDNGVVLESDVNGLLQSVKLNAQQAGQQLPDDKTLRHQIIERLIMDNIQLQMAKKMGITVSDADLDKAIANIAAQNKMSVDQLRSRLSYEGLNYNTYRSQIRKEMLISEVRNNEVRRRVTILPQEVDSLAKQVGAQNGSDTEMNISHILIPLPENPSQQQVDKAEELAKRLVGEINSGADFGKLAITYSADSQALKGGNMGWGKLQEIPTLFAERLVSAKKGDVVGPIRSGVGFHILKVNDIRGASQSVSVTEVHARHILLKPSVVLTDDQARAKLQSVAEAIKSGRAKFADEAKQLSQDPGSAMQGGDLGWASPDIYDPAFRDALLKLSKGEISAPVHSSFGWHLIQLLDTRQVDKTDAAQKDRAYRMLFNRKFAEEAQTWMQEQRAQAYVKILDGSDAQQ, from the coding sequence ATGAAGAACTGGAGAACGCTTATTCTCGGATTGGTGGTTTGCGCCAATGCCGCGTTCGCAGCACCCCAAGAAGTGGATAAAGTCGCCGCCGTCGTGGATAACGGCGTGGTACTCGAAAGCGACGTCAACGGTCTGTTGCAGTCAGTGAAGCTCAACGCCCAGCAGGCCGGCCAACAGCTGCCGGACGACAAGACGCTGCGCCATCAGATCATCGAACGCCTGATCATGGATAACATCCAGCTGCAGATGGCCAAGAAAATGGGCATCACCGTGTCCGACGCCGATCTGGATAAAGCGATCGCCAATATCGCCGCACAAAACAAGATGAGCGTCGATCAGCTGCGCAGCCGCCTGTCGTACGAAGGGTTGAACTACAACACCTACCGTTCGCAGATCCGCAAAGAGATGCTGATCTCCGAAGTGCGTAACAACGAAGTGCGCCGCCGCGTCACCATCCTGCCGCAGGAAGTGGACTCGCTGGCCAAACAGGTGGGCGCGCAGAACGGCAGCGACACCGAAATGAACATCAGCCACATCCTGATCCCGCTGCCGGAGAACCCGTCTCAGCAGCAGGTCGACAAAGCCGAAGAGCTGGCCAAACGCCTGGTGGGTGAGATCAACAGCGGCGCCGACTTCGGCAAGCTGGCGATCACTTACTCCGCCGACTCTCAGGCGCTGAAAGGCGGCAACATGGGCTGGGGCAAGCTGCAAGAGATCCCGACCCTGTTCGCGGAACGTCTGGTGAGCGCCAAGAAAGGCGACGTCGTCGGCCCAATCCGCTCCGGCGTCGGCTTCCACATCCTGAAAGTGAACGACATCCGCGGCGCGAGCCAGTCGGTGTCGGTTACCGAAGTGCACGCCCGTCACATCCTGCTGAAACCTTCGGTGGTGCTGACCGACGATCAGGCGCGCGCCAAGCTGCAATCCGTTGCGGAAGCGATCAAGAGCGGCCGCGCCAAGTTTGCCGACGAAGCCAAACAGCTGTCGCAGGATCCGGGTTCCGCCATGCAGGGCGGCGATCTGGGCTGGGCTTCCCCGGACATCTACGATCCGGCCTTCCGCGATGCATTGCTGAAGCTGAGCAAGGGTGAAATCAGCGCGCCGGTCCACTCTTCCTTCGGTTGGCACCTGATCCAGCTGCTGGATACCCGCCAGGTGGATAAGACCGACGCCGCGCAAAAAGATCGCGCTTACCGCATGTTGTTCAACCGTAAGTTCGCCGAAGAAGCACAGACCTGGATGCAGGAACAGCGCGCCCAGGCTTACGTGAAGATCCTCGATGGCAGCGATGCACAGCAATAA
- the lptD gene encoding LPS assembly protein LptD, producing the protein MKKSFPTLLATMIWTALYSQHALADLAEQCMLGVPVYDKPLVSGDPNSQPVTINADDSRADYPKSALFSGNVRVEQGNSTLTAKEVELNQTEKPGQTEPVRTVTATGDVHYSDNQIKLKGPKAWSNLNTKDTDVYEGDYQMVGRQGRGDADKMKMRGANRYTILENGTFTSCLPGDDSWSVVGSEVIHDREEQVAEVWNARFRIGGVPVFYSPYLQLPVGDKRRSGFLIPNAKYGSNNGFEFMLPYYWNIAPNYDATITPHYMSKRGLQWQTEFRYLVQPGLGLMEFDWLPDDKEYGKDHDDNKRWLFYWNHNGVMDQVWRFNVDYTKVSDSKYFTDLDSKYGSTTDGYATQKFSLGYANENWNATLSSKQFQIYDDTDRSQSDSYKVQPQLDLNYYKNDLGPFDFHIYGQAAKFTSVNPYSPDATRLHMEPTLNLPLTNGWASLNTEAKVMATHYQQDIPDGFAANYQSRKGVAAPELDDSANRVLPQFKVDGKLVFERPMIWAEGATQTLEPRVQYLYVPYRDQSNIYTYDTTLLQTDYSGLFRDRTYSGLDRIASQNRVSTGLTTRIYDDALVERFNASVGQIYYFSRSRTGDQVTGYDNNDDTGSVAWAGDTYWKIDDRWGLRGGLQYDTRLNSVSLGNGVVEYRQDAERVVQLNYRYATPEYIQTALNTKTVPAFQDGISQVGITGSWPIADRWAVVGAYYYDTRAKQSADQLVGLKYNTCCWAVTLGYERKITDWNNSNNTSVYDNRVSFNVELRGLSSDHSLGSAEMLRSGILPYQRAF; encoded by the coding sequence GCACTCTACAGTCAGCATGCGCTGGCTGATCTGGCCGAGCAATGCATGCTTGGCGTTCCCGTTTACGACAAGCCTTTGGTCAGCGGCGATCCGAACAGCCAACCGGTGACGATCAATGCCGATGACTCGCGCGCTGACTACCCGAAAAGCGCCCTGTTCAGCGGCAACGTGCGCGTCGAGCAGGGCAACAGCACCCTGACCGCCAAAGAAGTTGAGCTGAACCAGACGGAAAAACCCGGCCAGACGGAGCCGGTGCGTACCGTCACCGCAACCGGCGACGTGCACTACAGCGACAATCAGATCAAACTGAAAGGCCCGAAGGCCTGGTCGAACCTGAACACCAAAGATACCGACGTCTATGAAGGCGACTACCAGATGGTAGGCCGTCAGGGGCGCGGCGACGCCGACAAGATGAAGATGCGCGGCGCCAACCGTTACACCATTCTGGAAAACGGCACCTTTACCTCCTGTCTGCCGGGCGACGACAGCTGGAGCGTGGTCGGCTCCGAAGTGATCCACGATCGCGAAGAGCAGGTGGCGGAAGTGTGGAACGCCCGTTTCCGCATCGGCGGCGTGCCGGTGTTCTACAGCCCATACCTGCAGCTGCCGGTCGGCGACAAGCGCCGTTCCGGCTTCCTGATCCCGAACGCCAAGTACGGCAGCAACAACGGCTTCGAGTTCATGTTGCCGTACTACTGGAACATCGCGCCGAACTACGACGCCACCATCACACCGCACTATATGTCCAAGCGCGGCCTGCAGTGGCAGACCGAGTTCCGTTATCTGGTGCAGCCGGGCCTCGGCCTGATGGAGTTCGACTGGCTGCCGGACGACAAGGAATACGGCAAAGATCATGACGACAACAAACGCTGGCTGTTCTACTGGAACCACAACGGCGTCATGGATCAGGTGTGGCGCTTCAACGTCGACTATACCAAGGTCAGCGACTCTAAATACTTCACCGACCTGGACTCCAAGTACGGCTCCACCACTGACGGCTACGCCACGCAGAAATTCAGCCTCGGCTATGCCAACGAGAACTGGAACGCCACGCTGAGCTCCAAACAGTTCCAGATTTACGACGACACCGATCGTTCACAGTCGGACTCGTATAAAGTCCAGCCACAGCTGGATCTGAACTACTACAAGAACGACCTCGGCCCGTTCGACTTCCATATCTACGGTCAGGCGGCCAAGTTCACCAGCGTCAACCCATACAGCCCGGACGCCACCCGTCTGCACATGGAGCCGACGCTCAACCTGCCGTTGACCAACGGCTGGGCCAGCCTGAACACCGAAGCCAAGGTGATGGCGACCCATTACCAGCAGGATATTCCTGACGGTTTCGCCGCCAACTACCAGAGCCGCAAAGGCGTCGCTGCACCGGAACTTGATGACTCGGCCAACCGCGTATTGCCGCAGTTCAAGGTCGACGGCAAGCTGGTGTTCGAACGGCCGATGATCTGGGCCGAAGGCGCCACCCAGACGCTGGAGCCGCGCGTGCAGTACCTGTACGTGCCGTACCGCGACCAGAGCAACATCTACACCTACGACACCACGCTGCTGCAGACCGACTACTCCGGCCTGTTCCGCGACCGCACCTACAGCGGCCTGGATCGCATCGCTTCGCAGAACCGCGTCTCCACCGGTTTGACCACCCGCATTTATGATGACGCGCTGGTTGAACGTTTTAACGCTTCCGTGGGTCAAATCTACTACTTCAGCCGTTCGCGCACCGGCGACCAGGTAACCGGGTACGACAACAACGACGATACCGGCAGCGTGGCCTGGGCCGGCGATACCTACTGGAAAATCGACGATCGTTGGGGCCTGCGCGGCGGCCTGCAGTACGACACCCGCCTGAACAGCGTCTCGCTGGGCAACGGCGTGGTGGAATACCGCCAGGATGCCGAGCGCGTGGTGCAGCTGAACTACCGTTACGCCACGCCGGAATATATCCAGACGGCGTTGAACACCAAAACGGTTCCGGCCTTCCAGGACGGCATCTCGCAGGTGGGCATCACCGGCAGCTGGCCGATCGCCGATCGTTGGGCGGTGGTCGGGGCGTATTATTACGACACCCGCGCCAAACAATCCGCCGATCAGCTGGTGGGGCTGAAGTACAACACCTGCTGCTGGGCAGTGACCCTGGGCTATGAGCGCAAGATCACCGACTGGAACAACAGCAACAATACCAGCGTTTACGACAACAGAGTTTCGTTCAACGTCGAACTGCGCGGCCTGAGCAGCGATCATAGTCTCGGCTCCGCAGAAATGCTGCGCTCCGGCATTCTGCCGTATCAGCGCGCATTCTGA